In Limnohabitans sp. TEGF004, the genomic window CGCCATGGTGGCTTTGAACAAAGGCCAAGTGTCTGCCCCCGTGCAAAGCCAGTTTGGTTTCCACATCATCCGTTTGGACGATGTGCGCGAAGCCCAGTTGCCTAAGCTCGAAGATGTGAAGCCACAAATCGTCCAACAAATGACACAACAACGCATGGCCGCTTTCCAACAAGAACTGCGCGCCAAAGCTAAGGTCGAGTAATCTCGCCTTTGCCCCATGCACACAGCGGCCTTCGGGCCGCTTTTGTTTTATCTAGATAATTAACGCCATGTCTTTGCTCAACCACCAACTTGAACTGCTTGCCCCCGCCCGTGATGCCGACATCGGTATTGCCGCCATTCATCACGGCGCAGACGCGGTTTACATCGGCGCTCCGGCCTTTGGTGCGCGAGCCAGCGCCTCCAACACCCTGCAAGACATCGAGCGCTTGTGCAAAGAAGCGCACCGCTTCAACAGCAAAATCTTCATCACCCTCAACACCATCTTGCGTGACGACGAGCTAGAAGCTGCGCAAAAAATGGCGTGGGATGTGTATCGCGCAGGTGCCGATGTGCTGATCGTGCAAGACATGGCATTTTTGGAACTGAACTTGCCGCCCATCCAGCTGCACGCCAGCACACAAACCGACATTCGCACGCCTGAGAAGGCGAAGTTCATGCAAGACGTGGGCTTCTCACAAATCGTGTTGGCCCGCGAGCTGACCCTGCCGCAAATCAAAGCCATCCACGATGTGCTCGATGCTGAACGATGCAACTTAGAGTTTTTTGTGCACGGCGCTTTATGCGTGGCCTACAGCGGCCAATGCTTCATCAGCCACGCCCACACAGGACGCAGCGCCAACCGTGGCGACTGCAGCCAAGCCTGTCGCCTGCCCTATCACGTCACCGATGCCCAAGGCCGCTTCATCGCACACGACAAGCATGTGCTCTCGATGAAGGACAACAACCAAAGCGAAAACCTCGCTGCCTTGGTGGATGCGGGTGTGCGCAGCTTCAAAATCGAAGGCCGCTACAAAGACATGGCTTATGTGAAGAACATCACCGGCCACTACCGCGTGTTGATGGACGAACTGATTGAAGCGCGCCAATACTCGGCCGATCCTGAGCGCCCCCCACTCAGCCGCGCATCGAGCGGCAACACCACGTTGTACTTCTCGCCCAACCCCGAACAAAACTTCAACCGCGAGTTCACCGACTACTTTGTGCAAGGCCGCAAAGAGGACATCGGCGCATTTGACTCGCCCAAGAACCCGGGCATTGTGTTGGGCGAAGTGATGGGCACAGGCCCGAATTGGCTGGAAGTGCAGCCCTATGACAAAGCCGCTGTGCTGCACAACGGTGATGGCCTGTGCTACTACGACCTGCAAAAAGAACTGGTGGGCGTGGCCATCAACCGCGCAGAGCCTAGCCCCAAAAAAGGCGTGTGGCGCTTGTACCCCAAAGACCCGATTGAAGGCTTTCGCGATTTGCGTGCGGGCATGGTCATCAACCGCAATCGCGACATGGATTGGGTGCGCGGGCTTGAGAAAACATCCAGCGAACGCCGCATTGGCGCATGGGTGGAGTTTTCTGAAATAGCGCAAGGGTTCGAGCTCAAGCTCACCGATGAAGACGGCCACACGGCCAGCGCGACTCTGAGCTGCACCAAAGAACTCGCCAAAGACGCGGTGCGCAACGACGCCAGCCTGCGCGAGCACTTGAGCAAGTTTGGCGCAACCGTGTTTGAAGTGCTCAACCTGCAAATCAATATCAGCCAGCCTTGGTTTGTGCCGGCCTCGTCACTCAACGCATTGCGCCGCGATGCCGTGGAGCAGTTGGAACTTGTGCGCCTGAAGGCCTATGACCGCCCGCAACGCGCCGCAGCCGTTGAGCCACCCGTGAGTTACCCCGAAGACTCGCTCACGTATTTGGCCAACGTCTACAACCAAAAAGCGCACGATTTTTACGCAAAACACGGTGTGAAAGTCATTGAGGCTGCTTATGAGAGCCACGAAGAACTAGGCGAAGCCAGCCTGATGATCACTAAACACTGTGTGCGTTTCAGCATGAGCTTGTGTCCCAAGCAAGCCAAAGGCGTCACAGGTGTGCAAGGCACGGTCAAGGCTGAGCCGCTGATGCTGATCAACGGCAGCGAAAAACTCACCTTGCGTTTTGACTGCAAGCCGTGTGAGATGCATGTGGTGGGCAAGATGAAAAAGTCGGTGCTCAACCAGCGCATCAAAGAGATGGCTGAGTCGCCCATCACGTTTTACAAAACGCGTCCTTAAAGCTCAGCCTCCAGAATGGCCAAGGTCTCGCTCTTCATCGGCCAAGTGCAAGCGCTGCCCGTGTCAGGCCGACCCACGGCCATGTACAAAACACAGGTGCAAGGCCCGATTGAATTGGGTGTTGAAGGTTTTGCTGGCGACAGTCACGCTGACCTGCGTGTACACGGTGGCCCCGAAAAAGCCGTGCATCTTTACCCCAGCACGCACTACGCCAAGCTGGCCGCACAGTTTGCCGATGTAGCCCCCTTGCTCGTGCCCGGCAGCATGGGCGAAAACATTGCCACGTCTGAACTAGACGAGCACGATGTGCATTTAGGTGATGTGTGGCAACTCGGTTCAGCACTGATTCAAGTCTGCCAACCACGCAACCCTTGCTGGAAGATTGATGAGCGCTTTGGCTGCGACGGCATGGCTTTGTTCATTGACCAACATCTGCTCACGGGTTGGTATTGGCGGGTGTTGCAAACCGGCACGGTCAACCCAAACGACAGTTTGGTGTTGCACGAGGCCGCAAGCCAAGCCCCTACTCTGCATCAAGCCATGACGCTTTGGCGTGAGCATCGCCCTGATCTTGATGCGTTAAGCCAGCTATCCGAAACACCCGACATTGCCAAGGTGTGGCAAGACAAAATCAAGCAGCGGGTGAGCTATTTGATGAAATAAAAAACGCAGCCGTGGCTGCGTTTTTTGATTGGCGTGAGTGAATCAACCCACCCACTGACGCGCATTGCGCCACATACGCATCCAAGGGCTGAACGCATCCACGCCACCCGATGCACCGAAGTCGGTCCAGCTCATTTGTACGTTGCGGAACACGCGCTCGGGGTGCGGCATCATGGCCGTGAAGCGGCCGTTTGCCGTGGTGACAGCTGTTAGACCTGCCAAGCTGCCGTTGGGGTTGAACGGGTACTGCATCGTCGCTTGGCCGTGATTGTCCACAAAACGCATAGCGCCAATGGTTTGGGCAGCGTTGCCGCGCGCTTGGAAGTTGGCAAAACCTTCGCCGTGCGCCACGGCAATCGGCAAACGTGCACCGGCCATGCCTGCGAAGAACAGAGACGGTGATTCCAACACTTCCACCATGCTCAAACGTGCTTCAAAGCGCTCGCTTTGATTAGTGGTGAAGCGTGGCCAGTGTTCTGCGCCAGGAATGATGTCGGCCAACTCTGCAAACATTTGGCAGCCGTTACATACACCCAAGCCAAAGGTGTCGGTGCGTGCAAAGAACTGCTGCATTTGTTCAGACAACACGGGGTTGAACGTGATGCTGCGTGCCCAGCCAATGCCAGCGCCCAAGGTGTCGCCGTAGCTAAAGCCACCGCAAGCCACCAAACCTTTGAAGTCTTGCAGCTTGGCGCGGCCAGTTTGCAGGTCGGTCATGTGCACGTCGTAGGCGTCAAAGCCAGCTTCGGCAAACGCATACGCCATCTCAATGTGTGAGTTCACGCCCTGCTCACGCAGCACCGCCACTTTGGGTTTAGCGGCTAAGTTGATGAAGGGGGCTGCCACGTTGTCGCTGATACCCGCTGGCAAATGCACATGCATGCCGGGGTCTGTTGGGTTGCCCGCTGCGGCGTGCTCTGCATCGGCACACGCAGGGTTGTCACGTTGTTGGCAAATCTTCCAGCTCACGCTATCCCACACTTGGTGCAGGTCGGCCAGCTTGCCAACGAACACTTCTTTGGTGTCGCGCCACACGCTGATCTCGCCCTTGCCTTTGGCTATGGTGGACGATTGGGGGCGTGTCTTGCCCACAAAGTGGCTGTGCTTGGACAAGCCATGCTCACGCAAGGTTTGCATCACCTCGTTGCGCTCAGACGTGCGCACTTGCAGCACCACGCCCAGCTCTTCGTTGAACAAGGCTTGCAGCGTCAGCTCTTCGCGACGGGCGCTTACCTGTGAAGCCCAGTTTTTGGTGTCACCGTATTCGGCACGGCTATCGTTGATGCCGTCACCTTCGGTGATGAGCATGTCCACATTCAGCGCCACGCCCACTTGGCCTGCAAAAGCCATCTCGCACACAGCGGCTATCAAGCCACCGTCGCTGCGGTCGTGGTACGCCAAGATCTTGCCTTGTGCGCGCAGTGCGTTCACCGCATTGACGAGTTTGACCAAGTCTTGTGCATCGTCGAGGTCTGGCACTTGGTCGCCTGCTTGGTTCAGCACTTGGCCCAAGATGCTGCCGGCCATGCGGCGCTTGCCAGAGCCCAACTGCACCAACACCAAGGTGGTGTCGTCCGTGTTGTTGAGCTGCGGCGTGAGCGTGCCACGCACATCGGGGATGGACGCAAACGCGCTGATGATCAGACTCACCGGCGAGGTGACTTTTTTGGTGTCGCCGTTCTCGCTCCATTGCGTGCGCATGGACAAACTGTCCTTACCAACAGGAATGGAAATACCCAAGGCAGGGCAGAGTTCTAAGCCCACGGCTTTGACGGTGTCGTACAACGCAGCGTCTTCACCAGCCTCGCCGCAAGCGGCCATCCAGTTGGCACTGAGCTTGACGCGTGGCAACTCAAACGGAGCGGCTAATAAATTGGTGATGGCTTCAGCCACCGCCATGCGGCCTGAGGCCGGTGCGTCGAGCGACGCGAGCGGCGTGCGCTCGCCCATGCTCATGGCTTCACCCGCAAAGCTTTGGTAATCGGCCAAGGTCACGGCCACATCGGCCACTGGCACTTGCCATGGGCCAACCATTTGGTCACGATGTGTCAAACCACCCACGGCACGGTCGCCAATGGTGATGAGAAAACGCTTGCTGGCCACTGTGGGGTGGCTCAACACGTTGATCACAGCTTCTTGCAAGCTCACGCCAGTCAGGTCCATGGGGGCGCTGGTGCGCTCTACACGCGTCACATCGCGGTGCATTTTGGGTGGTTTACCCAGCAGCACGTTCATGGGCATATTGACTGCCGCCTCTGAACTTTCACCTATGTGGTGAGCCAGCACCGCATCTTCATTGGCAACAGTCAGATGACGCTCTTCAGTCGCAACACCCACCACCGCAAATGGACAACGCTCGCGCTCGCAGAAGGCTTGGAATTGTTCGAGCGACTCGGGCGCAATCGCCATCACGTAGCGCTCTTGGCTTTCGTTCGACCAAATTTCTTTGGGAGCCAAGCCTGACTCTTCCAGCGGAACAGCACGCAAATCAAAGCGTGCGCCACGGCCTGCGTCGTTGGTGAGTTCTGGGAATGCGTTGGACAAACCACCCGCGCCCACGTCGTGAATGGCGAGGATGGGGTTAGCCGCGCCTTGCGCCCAGCAATGGTTGATCACCTCTTGCGCACGGCGCTCGATTTCTGGGTTGCCGCGTTGCACCGAATCAAAGTCCAGTTCAGCCGCGTTTGTGCCGCTGGCCATCGAGCTGGCGGCGCTGCCCCCCATGCCGATGCGCATGCCGGGGCCGCCCAGTTGAATCAACAAGCTGCCTGCAGGGAACTCAATCTTCTTGGTTTGTTCGCTGTCAATCACGCCCAAGCCACCCGCAATCATGATGGGCTTGTGGTAGCCGCGTGTCACGCCAGCCACGTCTTGTTCGTATTCGCGGAAGTAGCCGGTCAGGTTGGGACGGCCAAACTCGTTGTTAAACGCAGCGCCACCCAAAGGGCCCTCGGTCATGATTTGCAAAGGGCTGGCCATGTGTGAGGGGCGGCCCAGTTTGCTATCCCACAGCTTCGACACGGTGAAGCCAGACATACCCGCTTTGGGCTTGGAGCCTCGGCCTGTTGCACCTTCGTCGCGAATCTCTCCGCCATTGCCGGTGGAAGCACCGGGGTAAGGCGAAATGGCTGTGGGGTGGTTGTGAGTTTCGACCTTCATTAACACATGGTTGGTGGCCGATACTTTTTCGTACTGAGGCAGGTCTTTGCCATTGTTGGTGGCGATGAAGCGCTCTACCTGGTGGCCTTCCATGATGGAGGCGTTGTCCGAATAAGCCACCACCGTGTAATGCGGGCTGGTTTTTTCGGTGTGGCGAATCATGCCAAACAGGCTGTGCGATTGCGCCTCGCCGTCAATGGTGAACTCGGCGTTGAAAATCTTGTGGCGGCAGTGTTCGCTGTTGGCTTGCGCAAACATCATCAGCTCCACATCGGTGGGGTTGCGCTTGAGTTGGGTAAACGCATTCACCAAATACGCAATCTCGTCCTCGGCCAAAGCCAAGCCCCATCGCTTGTTGGCGTCTTGCAATGCGGCCTCGCCACCGCCCAGCACATCCACTTGCTCCATCGGTGCGGGGTGCAGTTCGGTGAACAAGCCCAACGCTTCATCGCGTGTGCGCATGACAGATTCGGTCATGCGATCGTGCAACACATCGGCTACGGCAGCCAGTTGCTCAGGCGTGAGGGCGGCTTTGCTCAGCAAACCGTCTTTGAGCTGAATATGGAACTCGGTGATGCGCTCAATGCGCTTGAGCTGCAAACCGCAGTTGTGCGCAATGTCGGTGGCCTTTGATGCCCAAGGCGACACGGTGCCAAAACGTGGCGTGACCACCAGCAAGGTGCCTACGGGGGCAACGTGAGCAGGCTCGCCATAAGTCAGCAAAGCAGCCAGTGTTTGTTGCTGAGCGGCATCCAACGTGGCCTCGGTTGCAGCCAAATGCACAAAGCGGGCACTCAGGCCTTGGATTTGCGGGGAGATTGCCGCCAAACGGGGCAAGAGCTGTTGAACACGGAAATCGCTGAGGGCGTTGCCGCCTTCGAAAATGCTGATGTGCAGGGACACGAGGGAGCCTTGAGAAAAAGACGGAAATCGAATCGGGCCGGGCCGCTGACTGGGGCTGGTCGGCAAAAGGTTAGATTTTACGTGGCTAGCGATGGTGTTTTGTACACAATTCAGGGTGACAGAGACGTGTTTTGCGACGGATGGGATAATCTAGCCCATGACCATTTCCATCAAAGACGCCCAAGGCGCACAAGGCATGCGTATCGCGGGCAAACTGGCCTCCGAAGTTCTCGATTTCATTACCCCGCACGTGGTGCCGGGCGTGACGACCAACCAGCTCGACAAGCTCTGCTACGACTACATCACGCAAGTTCAGCAGGCCATTCCCGCCCCGCTCAACTACAACCCCAGCGGTGACAACCCCTACCCCAAGTCCATCTGCACCTCCATCAACCATCAGGTGTGCCACGGCATTCCCAATGACAAGCCGCTGAAAAAGGGCGACACGGTCAACATCGACATCACCGTCATCAAAGATGGTTGGCATGGCGACACCAGCCGCATGTTCTCGGTGGGCGATGTGTCTATCGCGGCCAAGCGTTTGTCTAAGTTGACGTACGAAGCCATGTGGCACGGCATCGTCAAGGTCAAGCCTGGCGCACGTTTAGGCGACATTGGCTTTGCGATTCAACGCTTTGCTGAGAGCCACGGCTTCTCTGTGGTGCGCGAGTTTTGCGGCCACGGCATTGGCCAGGTGTTCCATGAAGAGCCGCAAGTGCTGCACTACGGCAAGCCCGGCACAGGTGAGACGCTGCAAGAAGGCATGACCTTCACCATCGAGCCCATGATCAACGCGGGCAAGAAAGACATCAAAGAGCTGGGCGACGGCTGGACCATCGTCACGCGCGACCACTCGTTGTCAGCTCAGTGGGAACACACCATCCTCGTCACGCCCACGGGCTACGAAGTGTTGACCCTGTCCGACGGTAGCCCCGCCCTGCCCGACTTTGTGACCACCACCTGCTGTTAAGCACCCCCTGCGATGAACGCCTTGGCTAACCTTTACCGAAAGGACAAGGCGGCATTGCTGCTGGCCGCGTCCCAACCAAATTCCAAATCAATTACCACCCCACGTAGCGTGAAAACCTTGTTGCACAAGCTGTGCAGCATGACTGACGACACCTTACGTAACCTCTGGGACGCTGCAGGCTTTGACCAGCAGTTGTGCTTGGTGGCAGTGGGCGGCTATGGCCGTGGTGAGTTGTTTCCATACTCAGACGTGGATGTGCTTTTGCTCATGCCCGATGGCACATCGCCCGAGAAGGACGACGCGCTCAAAGCCAAGATTGAAAAATTCATCGGCAGTTGCTGGGACACAGGCTTAGAAATTGGCTCCAGCGTGCGCACCGTGACCGAGTGCGTGCAAGAAGCATCTGCAGACATCACCGTGCAAACTTCGTTGCTCGAAGCGCGTTTTTTGGTGGGCAGCGTGAAGCTGTTCAAAACCTTCCAAAAACACTACGCGATCGCGCTTGACCCCAAAGCTTTCTTTGTGGCCAAGACCGCCGAGATGCGTCAACGCCACGCCAAGTTCGAAAACACGCCTTACTCGCTAGAACCCAATTGCAAAGAATCGCCAGGCGGCATGCGCGATTTGCAAGTGGTGCTGTGGGTAGCCAAAGCCGCAGGCTTGGGTGACAGCTGGGAGAGCTTGGGCCGCAAAGGCTTGGCGACAGACTTTGAAGTCAAACAACTCAAACGCAACGAAGACGCCTTGGCACTCATCCGCACACGCTTGCATTTGGCGGCCAAACGCCGCGAAGACCGCTTGGTGTTTGACTTGCAACACGCCGTCGCCCAAAGCTTGGGGCTGGGTGTGGAAGAAGACGGCACGCTGAACGCCCGCGTGGCCAGCGAAGCGCTGATGAAGCGCTATTACTGGGCGGCCAAAGCGGTAACCCAGCTCAACCAAATTTTGTTGCTCAACATCGAAGAACGCCTGAGCAGCAACCAACACGAGCTGCGTCCCATCAACGAGCGCTTTGCCGACAAGGCAGGCATGCTCGAAGTGACCAGCGACGACGTGTATATGAACAACCCACACGCGATTCTGGAAACCTTCTGGTTGTACGAATCCACGGTGGGCATCAGCGGTCTGTCGGCTCGCACGCTGCGAGCGCTGTACAACGCTCGCACCTTGATGGATGGCAAGTTCCGCGCAGACCCGGTGAACCGTGAGATGTTCATGCGCATCTTGCAGGCCCCCAGCGGCATGACGCACGCGGTGCGCTTGATGAACCAAACTTCGGTGCTCGGCCGCTACCTGTGGCCCTTCCGTCGCATCGTGGGCCAGATGCAGCATGACCTGTTCCACGTCTACACCGTGGACCAACACATCTTGATGGTGCTGCGCAATG contains:
- a CDS encoding U32 family peptidase, whose product is MSLLNHQLELLAPARDADIGIAAIHHGADAVYIGAPAFGARASASNTLQDIERLCKEAHRFNSKIFITLNTILRDDELEAAQKMAWDVYRAGADVLIVQDMAFLELNLPPIQLHASTQTDIRTPEKAKFMQDVGFSQIVLARELTLPQIKAIHDVLDAERCNLEFFVHGALCVAYSGQCFISHAHTGRSANRGDCSQACRLPYHVTDAQGRFIAHDKHVLSMKDNNQSENLAALVDAGVRSFKIEGRYKDMAYVKNITGHYRVLMDELIEARQYSADPERPPLSRASSGNTTLYFSPNPEQNFNREFTDYFVQGRKEDIGAFDSPKNPGIVLGEVMGTGPNWLEVQPYDKAAVLHNGDGLCYYDLQKELVGVAINRAEPSPKKGVWRLYPKDPIEGFRDLRAGMVINRNRDMDWVRGLEKTSSERRIGAWVEFSEIAQGFELKLTDEDGHTASATLSCTKELAKDAVRNDASLREHLSKFGATVFEVLNLQINISQPWFVPASSLNALRRDAVEQLELVRLKAYDRPQRAAAVEPPVSYPEDSLTYLANVYNQKAHDFYAKHGVKVIEAAYESHEELGEASLMITKHCVRFSMSLCPKQAKGVTGVQGTVKAEPLMLINGSEKLTLRFDCKPCEMHVVGKMKKSVLNQRIKEMAESPITFYKTRP
- a CDS encoding MOSC domain-containing protein, with the translated sequence MAKVSLFIGQVQALPVSGRPTAMYKTQVQGPIELGVEGFAGDSHADLRVHGGPEKAVHLYPSTHYAKLAAQFADVAPLLVPGSMGENIATSELDEHDVHLGDVWQLGSALIQVCQPRNPCWKIDERFGCDGMALFIDQHLLTGWYWRVLQTGTVNPNDSLVLHEAASQAPTLHQAMTLWREHRPDLDALSQLSETPDIAKVWQDKIKQRVSYLMK
- the purL gene encoding phosphoribosylformylglycinamidine synthase, which gives rise to MSLHISIFEGGNALSDFRVQQLLPRLAAISPQIQGLSARFVHLAATEATLDAAQQQTLAALLTYGEPAHVAPVGTLLVVTPRFGTVSPWASKATDIAHNCGLQLKRIERITEFHIQLKDGLLSKAALTPEQLAAVADVLHDRMTESVMRTRDEALGLFTELHPAPMEQVDVLGGGEAALQDANKRWGLALAEDEIAYLVNAFTQLKRNPTDVELMMFAQANSEHCRHKIFNAEFTIDGEAQSHSLFGMIRHTEKTSPHYTVVAYSDNASIMEGHQVERFIATNNGKDLPQYEKVSATNHVLMKVETHNHPTAISPYPGASTGNGGEIRDEGATGRGSKPKAGMSGFTVSKLWDSKLGRPSHMASPLQIMTEGPLGGAAFNNEFGRPNLTGYFREYEQDVAGVTRGYHKPIMIAGGLGVIDSEQTKKIEFPAGSLLIQLGGPGMRIGMGGSAASSMASGTNAAELDFDSVQRGNPEIERRAQEVINHCWAQGAANPILAIHDVGAGGLSNAFPELTNDAGRGARFDLRAVPLEESGLAPKEIWSNESQERYVMAIAPESLEQFQAFCERERCPFAVVGVATEERHLTVANEDAVLAHHIGESSEAAVNMPMNVLLGKPPKMHRDVTRVERTSAPMDLTGVSLQEAVINVLSHPTVASKRFLITIGDRAVGGLTHRDQMVGPWQVPVADVAVTLADYQSFAGEAMSMGERTPLASLDAPASGRMAVAEAITNLLAAPFELPRVKLSANWMAACGEAGEDAALYDTVKAVGLELCPALGISIPVGKDSLSMRTQWSENGDTKKVTSPVSLIISAFASIPDVRGTLTPQLNNTDDTTLVLVQLGSGKRRMAGSILGQVLNQAGDQVPDLDDAQDLVKLVNAVNALRAQGKILAYHDRSDGGLIAAVCEMAFAGQVGVALNVDMLITEGDGINDSRAEYGDTKNWASQVSARREELTLQALFNEELGVVLQVRTSERNEVMQTLREHGLSKHSHFVGKTRPQSSTIAKGKGEISVWRDTKEVFVGKLADLHQVWDSVSWKICQQRDNPACADAEHAAAGNPTDPGMHVHLPAGISDNVAAPFINLAAKPKVAVLREQGVNSHIEMAYAFAEAGFDAYDVHMTDLQTGRAKLQDFKGLVACGGFSYGDTLGAGIGWARSITFNPVLSEQMQQFFARTDTFGLGVCNGCQMFAELADIIPGAEHWPRFTTNQSERFEARLSMVEVLESPSLFFAGMAGARLPIAVAHGEGFANFQARGNAAQTIGAMRFVDNHGQATMQYPFNPNGSLAGLTAVTTANGRFTAMMPHPERVFRNVQMSWTDFGASGGVDAFSPWMRMWRNARQWVG
- the map gene encoding type I methionyl aminopeptidase, encoding MTISIKDAQGAQGMRIAGKLASEVLDFITPHVVPGVTTNQLDKLCYDYITQVQQAIPAPLNYNPSGDNPYPKSICTSINHQVCHGIPNDKPLKKGDTVNIDITVIKDGWHGDTSRMFSVGDVSIAAKRLSKLTYEAMWHGIVKVKPGARLGDIGFAIQRFAESHGFSVVREFCGHGIGQVFHEEPQVLHYGKPGTGETLQEGMTFTIEPMINAGKKDIKELGDGWTIVTRDHSLSAQWEHTILVTPTGYEVLTLSDGSPALPDFVTTTCC
- a CDS encoding [protein-PII] uridylyltransferase codes for the protein MNALANLYRKDKAALLLAASQPNSKSITTPRSVKTLLHKLCSMTDDTLRNLWDAAGFDQQLCLVAVGGYGRGELFPYSDVDVLLLMPDGTSPEKDDALKAKIEKFIGSCWDTGLEIGSSVRTVTECVQEASADITVQTSLLEARFLVGSVKLFKTFQKHYAIALDPKAFFVAKTAEMRQRHAKFENTPYSLEPNCKESPGGMRDLQVVLWVAKAAGLGDSWESLGRKGLATDFEVKQLKRNEDALALIRTRLHLAAKRREDRLVFDLQHAVAQSLGLGVEEDGTLNARVASEALMKRYYWAAKAVTQLNQILLLNIEERLSSNQHELRPINERFADKAGMLEVTSDDVYMNNPHAILETFWLYESTVGISGLSARTLRALYNARTLMDGKFRADPVNREMFMRILQAPSGMTHAVRLMNQTSVLGRYLWPFRRIVGQMQHDLFHVYTVDQHILMVLRNVRRFFMAEHAHEYPFCSQLAAGWDKPWILFAAALFHDIAKGRGGDHSQLGRGEVRKFARDHSIDKEDAKLIEFLVGEHLTMSNVAQKQDLSDPDVIQAFAKRVGNERNLTALYLLTVADIRGTSPKVWNAWKGKLLEDLYRYTARALGGRAPDAAAEVEIRKTEALTMLALYALPFEAHKDLWATLDVGYFMRHDAADIAWHTRQLSRSLSIAKAQNTPMGVTVRARLSPVGEGLQVMVYSPDQADLFARICGYFDQAGFNIWDAKVHTATNGYALDTFQVVSSHFEEHYRNLINMVETGLTETIVEAKPLPTVGKGRVSRRVKSFPIAPRVTLQPDERAQKWLLSISASDRVGLLYSVARVLANHKVNLLLAKISTLGERVEDTFLIDGAALQQNRAQLEIETELLAALQA